Proteins encoded together in one Lagopus muta isolate bLagMut1 chromosome 3, bLagMut1 primary, whole genome shotgun sequence window:
- the PI15 gene encoding peptidase inhibitor 15 — translation MTVIAAISCAFLFSILCETSALVLPNSTDLLLSNNNFTDIETALAAHLDSAKIPKARRKRYISQNDMIAILDYHNQVRGKVFPPASNMEYMVWDETLAKSAEAWAATCIWDHGPSYLLRFLGQNLSVRTGRYRSILQLVKPWYDEVKDYAFPYPQDCNPRCPMRCYGPMCTHYTQMVWATSNRIGCAIHTCHNMNVWGSVWRRAVYLVCNYAPKGNWIGEAPYKVGVPCSACPPSYGGSCTDNLCFPGVTSNYLYWFK, via the exons ATGACAGTAATAGCTGCAATCAGTTgtgctttcttattttccattctgtgcGAAACAAGTGCATTAGTGTTACCCAACTCCACTGACCTACTCCTGTCAAACAATAATTTCACTGACATTGAGACGGCTTTGGCAGCTCATCTGGACTCAGCAAAAATTCCCAAAGCCAGGCGGAAGCGCTACATTTCACAGAATGACATGATTGCCATTCTTGATTATCATAATCAAGTAAGAGGCAAAGTATTCCCACCTGCTTCCAACATGGAATACATG GTTTGGGATGAAACTCTAGCCAAATCTGCAGAGGCTTGGGCTGCTACGTGCATTTGGGACCATGGACCTTCCTACTTACTGAGATTCTTGGGCCAGAACCTGTCTGTAAGAACTGGAAG GTATCGATCTATTCTCCAGTTGGTAAAGCCGTGGTACGATGAAGTGAAGGATTAtgcttttccttatcctcaggaCTGCAACCCCAGGTGCCCCATGCGATGCTATGGACCCATGTGCACCCATTACACACAG ATGGTTTGGGCCACTTCCAATCGTATAGGCTGCGCAATCCACACATGCCACAATATGAACGTCTGGGGATCTGTTTGGCGACGAGCTGTTTACTTGGTATGCAACTATGCCCCAAA gggAAACTGGATTGGAGAGGCACCATATAAAGTAGGAGTCCCATGTTCTGCTTGCCCTCCAAGCTATGGAGGTTCTTGTACCGACAATCTTTGTTTCCCAGGAGTAACATCAAACTACTTATATTGGTTTAAATAA